From one Bacillus sp. FJAT-42376 genomic stretch:
- the spoVT gene encoding stage V sporulation protein T, with protein MKATGIVRRIDDLGRVVIPKEIRRTLRIREGDPLEIFVDRDGEVILKKYSPISELGDFAREYADALYDSMGHPVLICDRDAFIAVSGSSKKEYLNRNISEDIERAMEERSSVLKTESSELQLLEGVKEEVKAYTIGPIIANGDPIGAVVIFSKEGSLGEVEKKAVETAAGFLARQMEN; from the coding sequence ATGAAAGCAACTGGCATTGTTCGTCGAATTGATGATTTAGGACGTGTGGTGATTCCGAAAGAAATCCGCAGAACGCTTCGTATCCGAGAAGGGGATCCGCTGGAAATTTTCGTTGACCGCGACGGAGAAGTCATTCTAAAGAAATATTCGCCTATTAGTGAACTGGGTGATTTTGCAAGAGAATATGCTGACGCTTTATATGACAGCATGGGTCATCCTGTACTGATTTGCGACAGAGATGCATTCATTGCCGTTTCGGGAAGCTCCAAAAAAGAGTACTTAAACCGAAATATCAGTGAAGATATAGAGAGAGCGATGGAAGAAAGAAGCTCGGTTCTTAAAACAGAATCCAGTGAATTACAGCTCCTTGAGGGAGTCAAAGAAGAAGTCAAAGCCTACACCATCGGTCCGATCATTGCAAATGGCGATCCAATCGGTGCAGTGGTGATCTTTTCAAAAGAAGGCTCACTTGGAGAAGTAGAGAAAAAAGCGGTAGAAACGGCTGCTGGCTTCCTTGCCCGCCAAATGGAGAACTAG